From Thermococcus sp. Bubb.Bath, one genomic window encodes:
- a CDS encoding CNNM domain-containing protein, with the protein MGWFTFSIVLLCLLISAFFSASETALTGASRASMLRLSKQGNSEATVV; encoded by the coding sequence GTGGGATGGTTCACCTTCTCGATCGTTCTGCTCTGCCTGCTCATCTCCGCCTTCTTCTCGGCGAGTGAGACCGCGCTGACCGGCGCCTCGCGCGCCAGCATGTTGCGGCTGTCGAAGCAGGGCAACAGCGAGGCCACGGTGGTCT